A region of Neovison vison isolate M4711 chromosome 7, ASM_NN_V1, whole genome shotgun sequence DNA encodes the following proteins:
- the BRSK2 gene encoding serine/threonine-protein kinase BRSK2 isoform X2, whose translation MTSTGKDGGGAQHAQYVGPYRLEKTLGKGQTGLVKLGIHCVTCQKVAIKIVNREKLSESVLMKVEREIAILKLIEHPHVLKLHDVYENKKYLYLVLEHVSGGELFDYLVKKGRLTPKEARKFFRQIISALDFCHSHSICHRDLKPENLLLDEKNNIRVADFGMASLQVGDSLLETSCGSPHYACPEVIRGEKYDGRKADVWSCGVILFALLVGALPFDDDNLRQLLEKVKRGVFHMPHFIPPDCQSLLRGMIEVDAARRLTLEHIQKHIWYIGGKNEPEPEQPIPRKVQIRSLPSLEDIDPDVLDSMHSLGCFRDRNKLLQDLLSEEENQEKMIYFLLLDRKERYPSHEDEDLPPRNEIDPPRKRVDSPMLNRHGKRRPERKSMEVLSVTDGGSPVPARRAIEMAQHGQRSRSISGASSGLSTSPLSSPRVTPHPSPRGSPLPTPKGTPVHTPKESPAGTPNPTPPSSPSVGGVPWRTRLNSIKNSFLGSPRFHRRKLQVPTPEEMSNLTPESSPELAKKSWFGNFINLEKEEQIFVVIKDKALSSIKADIVHAFLSIPSLSHSVISQTSFRAEYKATGGPAVFQKPVKFQVDITYTEGGAAHKENGIYSVTFTLLSGPSRRFKRVVETIQTQLLSTHDQPSAQHLSDTTNCMEMMTGRLSKCDEKNGQAAPAPSTAAKRSAHGPLGDAAAAGPGPGGDAACPPAPDPARTAPPAARREQP comes from the exons GCCTGGTGAAGCTGGGGATCCACTGTGTCACGTGCCAGAAGGTGGCTATTAAAATCGTCAACAGAGAGAAGCTCAGCGAGTCTGTGCTGATGAAG GTGGAGCGGGAGATCGCCATCCTGAAGCTCATCGAACACCCCCACGTCCTAAAGCTACACGatgtttatgaaaacaaaaaatattt ATACCTGGTGCTAGAACACGTGTCTGGCGGGGAGCTCTTCGACTACCTTGTCAAGAAGGGGAGGCTGACCCCCAAAGAGGCCCGGAAGTTCTTCCGGCAGATCATCTCCGCGCTGGACTTCTGTCACAGCCACTCTATATG CCACAGGGATCTGAAGCCGGAAAACCTCCTGCTGGACGAGAAGAACAACATCCGGGTTGCTGACTTCGGGATGGCGTCGCTGCAGGTTGGCGACAGTCTGCTGGAGACCAGCTGCGG ATCCCCCCACTACGCCTGCCCCGAGGTGATCCGG GGGGAGAAGTACGACGGGCGCAAGGCGGACGTGTGGAGCTGCGGCGTCATCCTCTTCGCCCTGCTGGTG GGGGCTCTGCCCTTCGACGACGACAACCTGCGGCAGCTGCTGGAGAAGGTGAAGCGCGGCGTGTTCCACATGCCCCATTTCATCCCGCCCGACTGCCAGAGCCTGCTGCGCGGCATGATCGAGGTGGACGCCGCCCGGCGCCTCACG CTAGAGCACATTCAGAAACACATATGGTATAT AGGGGGCAAGAACGAGCCGGAGCCAGAGCAGCCCATCCCCCGCAAGGTGCAGATCCGCTCGCTGCCCAGCCTGGAGGACATCGACCCCGACGTGCTAGACAGCATGCACTCGCTGGGCTGCTTCCGGGACCGCAACAAGCTTCTGCAGGACCTGCTGTCCGAGGA gGAGAACCAGGAGAAGATGAtttatttccttctcctggaccGGAAAGAAAGGTACCCGAGCCACGAGGACGAGGACCTGCCCCCCCGAAATGAAATAG ACCCTCCCCGGAAGCGTGTGGACTCCCCGATGCTGAACCGCCACGGCAAGCGGCGGCCTGAACGCAAGTCCATGGAGGTGCTCAGCGTGACGGACGGCGGCTCCCCGGTGCCCGCGCGGAGGGCCATCGAGATGGCCCAGCATGGCCAGAG GTCCAGGTCCATCAGTGGCGCTTCCTCGGGCCTGTCCACCAGCCCGCTGAGCAGCCCCCGG GTGACCCCTCACCCCTCTCCAAGGGGtagtcccctccccacccctaagGGGACGCCCGTGCATACGCCCAAGGAGAGCCCGGCCGGCACGCCGAACCCCACGCCCCCGTCCAGCCCCAGCGTCGGAGGGGTGCCCTGGAGGACGCGGCTCAACTCCATCAAGAACAGCTTCCTGGGGTCGCCCCGCTTCCACCGCCGGAAACTGCAAG TTCCGACACCCGAGGAGATGTCCAACCTGACCCCGGAGTCGTCTCCAGA gctcgCCAAGAAGTCCTGGTTTGGGAACTTTATCAacctggagaaggaggagcagatcTTTGTGGTCATCAAGGACAAAGCCCTGAGCTCCATCAAAGCAGACATCGTTCACGCCTTCCTGTCG ATCCCCAGCCTCAGCCACAGCGTCATCTCCCAGACGAGCTTCCGGGCGGAGTATAAGGCGACCGGGGGCCCGGCCGTGTTCCAGAAGCCGGTCAAATTCCAAGTGGACATCACCTACACCGAGGGCGGGGCGGCGCACAAGGAGAACGGCATCTACTCCGTCACGTTCACGCTCCTGTCAG GCCCCAGCCGCCGTTTCAAGAGGGTCGTGGAGACCATTCAGACCCAGTTACTGAGCACACATGACCAGCCCTCCGCCCAGCACTTGTCAG ACACCACTAACTGTATGGAAATGATGACGGGGAGGCTTTCCAAATGTG ACGAGAAGAACGGGCAGGCGGCCCCGGCCCCCAGCACGGCCGCCAAGCGGAGTGCCCACGGCCCCCTCGGTGACGCCGCGGCCGCCGGCCCGGGCCCTGGAGGGGACGCCGCGTGCCCGCCGGCCCCGGACCCGGCCCGGAcggcgccgcccgccgcccgccgcgaGCAGCCTTAG
- the BRSK2 gene encoding serine/threonine-protein kinase BRSK2 isoform X4 yields the protein MTSTGKDGGGAQHAQYVGPYRLEKTLGKGQTGLVKLGIHCVTCQKVAIKIVNREKLSESVLMKVEREIAILKLIEHPHVLKLHDVYENKKYLYLVLEHVSGGELFDYLVKKGRLTPKEARKFFRQIISALDFCHSHSICHRDLKPENLLLDEKNNIRVADFGMASLQVGDSLLETSCGSPHYACPEVIRGEKYDGRKADVWSCGVILFALLVGALPFDDDNLRQLLEKVKRGVFHMPHFIPPDCQSLLRGMIEVDAARRLTLEHIQKHIWYIGGKNEPEPEQPIPRKVQIRSLPSLEDIDPDVLDSMHSLGCFRDRNKLLQDLLSEEENQEKMIYFLLLDRKERYPSHEDEDLPPRNEIDPPRKRVDSPMLNRHGKRRPERKSMEVLSVTDGGSPVPARRAIEMAQHGQSKAVFSKSLDIAEAHPQFSKEDRSRSISGASSGLSTSPLSSPRVTPHPSPRGSPLPTPKGTPVHTPKESPAGTPNPTPPSSPSVGGVPWRTRLNSIKNSFLGSPRFHRRKLQVPTPEEMSNLTPESSPELAKKSWFGNFINLEKEEQIFVVIKDKALSSIKADIVHAFLSIPSLSHSVISQTSFRAEYKATGGPAVFQKPVKFQVDITYTEGGAAHKENGIYSVTFTLLSGPSRRFKRVVETIQTQLLSTHDQPSAQHLSDTTNCMEMMTGRLSKCGTVPKT from the exons GCCTGGTGAAGCTGGGGATCCACTGTGTCACGTGCCAGAAGGTGGCTATTAAAATCGTCAACAGAGAGAAGCTCAGCGAGTCTGTGCTGATGAAG GTGGAGCGGGAGATCGCCATCCTGAAGCTCATCGAACACCCCCACGTCCTAAAGCTACACGatgtttatgaaaacaaaaaatattt ATACCTGGTGCTAGAACACGTGTCTGGCGGGGAGCTCTTCGACTACCTTGTCAAGAAGGGGAGGCTGACCCCCAAAGAGGCCCGGAAGTTCTTCCGGCAGATCATCTCCGCGCTGGACTTCTGTCACAGCCACTCTATATG CCACAGGGATCTGAAGCCGGAAAACCTCCTGCTGGACGAGAAGAACAACATCCGGGTTGCTGACTTCGGGATGGCGTCGCTGCAGGTTGGCGACAGTCTGCTGGAGACCAGCTGCGG ATCCCCCCACTACGCCTGCCCCGAGGTGATCCGG GGGGAGAAGTACGACGGGCGCAAGGCGGACGTGTGGAGCTGCGGCGTCATCCTCTTCGCCCTGCTGGTG GGGGCTCTGCCCTTCGACGACGACAACCTGCGGCAGCTGCTGGAGAAGGTGAAGCGCGGCGTGTTCCACATGCCCCATTTCATCCCGCCCGACTGCCAGAGCCTGCTGCGCGGCATGATCGAGGTGGACGCCGCCCGGCGCCTCACG CTAGAGCACATTCAGAAACACATATGGTATAT AGGGGGCAAGAACGAGCCGGAGCCAGAGCAGCCCATCCCCCGCAAGGTGCAGATCCGCTCGCTGCCCAGCCTGGAGGACATCGACCCCGACGTGCTAGACAGCATGCACTCGCTGGGCTGCTTCCGGGACCGCAACAAGCTTCTGCAGGACCTGCTGTCCGAGGA gGAGAACCAGGAGAAGATGAtttatttccttctcctggaccGGAAAGAAAGGTACCCGAGCCACGAGGACGAGGACCTGCCCCCCCGAAATGAAATAG ACCCTCCCCGGAAGCGTGTGGACTCCCCGATGCTGAACCGCCACGGCAAGCGGCGGCCTGAACGCAAGTCCATGGAGGTGCTCAGCGTGACGGACGGCGGCTCCCCGGTGCCCGCGCGGAGGGCCATCGAGATGGCCCAGCATGGCCAGAG TAAAGCAGTGTTCAGTAAAAGCCTGGATATCGCTGAAGCCCACCCCCAATTCAGCAAAGAAGACAG GTCCAGGTCCATCAGTGGCGCTTCCTCGGGCCTGTCCACCAGCCCGCTGAGCAGCCCCCGG GTGACCCCTCACCCCTCTCCAAGGGGtagtcccctccccacccctaagGGGACGCCCGTGCATACGCCCAAGGAGAGCCCGGCCGGCACGCCGAACCCCACGCCCCCGTCCAGCCCCAGCGTCGGAGGGGTGCCCTGGAGGACGCGGCTCAACTCCATCAAGAACAGCTTCCTGGGGTCGCCCCGCTTCCACCGCCGGAAACTGCAAG TTCCGACACCCGAGGAGATGTCCAACCTGACCCCGGAGTCGTCTCCAGA gctcgCCAAGAAGTCCTGGTTTGGGAACTTTATCAacctggagaaggaggagcagatcTTTGTGGTCATCAAGGACAAAGCCCTGAGCTCCATCAAAGCAGACATCGTTCACGCCTTCCTGTCG ATCCCCAGCCTCAGCCACAGCGTCATCTCCCAGACGAGCTTCCGGGCGGAGTATAAGGCGACCGGGGGCCCGGCCGTGTTCCAGAAGCCGGTCAAATTCCAAGTGGACATCACCTACACCGAGGGCGGGGCGGCGCACAAGGAGAACGGCATCTACTCCGTCACGTTCACGCTCCTGTCAG GCCCCAGCCGCCGTTTCAAGAGGGTCGTGGAGACCATTCAGACCCAGTTACTGAGCACACATGACCAGCCCTCCGCCCAGCACTTGTCAG ACACCACTAACTGTATGGAAATGATGACGGGGAGGCTTTCCAAATGTG GAACTGTCCCGAAAACTTAA
- the BRSK2 gene encoding serine/threonine-protein kinase BRSK2 isoform X5, translating to MTSTGKDGGGAQHAQYVGPYRLEKTLGKGQTGLVKLGIHCVTCQKVAIKIVNREKLSESVLMKVEREIAILKLIEHPHVLKLHDVYENKKYLYLVLEHVSGGELFDYLVKKGRLTPKEARKFFRQIISALDFCHSHSICHRDLKPENLLLDEKNNIRVADFGMASLQVGDSLLETSCGSPHYACPEVIRGEKYDGRKADVWSCGVILFALLVGALPFDDDNLRQLLEKVKRGVFHMPHFIPPDCQSLLRGMIEVDAARRLTLEHIQKHIWYIGGKNEPEPEQPIPRKVQIRSLPSLEDIDPDVLDSMHSLGCFRDRNKLLQDLLSEEENQEKMIYFLLLDRKERYPSHEDEDLPPRNEIDPPRKRVDSPMLNRHGKRRPERKSMEVLSVTDGGSPVPARRAIEMAQHGQSKAVFSKSLDIAEAHPQFSKEDRSRSISGASSGLSTSPLSSPRVTPHPSPRGSPLPTPKGTPVHTPKESPAGTPNPTPPSSPSVGGVPWRTRLNSIKNSFLGSPRFHRRKLQVPTPEEMSNLTPESSPELAKKSWFGNFINLEKEEQIFVVIKDKALSSIKADIVHAFLSIPSLSHSVISQTSFRAEYKATGGPAVFQKPVKFQVDITYTEGGAAHKENGIYSVTFTLLSGPSRRFKRVVETIQTQLLSTHDQPSAQHLSGTVPKT from the exons GCCTGGTGAAGCTGGGGATCCACTGTGTCACGTGCCAGAAGGTGGCTATTAAAATCGTCAACAGAGAGAAGCTCAGCGAGTCTGTGCTGATGAAG GTGGAGCGGGAGATCGCCATCCTGAAGCTCATCGAACACCCCCACGTCCTAAAGCTACACGatgtttatgaaaacaaaaaatattt ATACCTGGTGCTAGAACACGTGTCTGGCGGGGAGCTCTTCGACTACCTTGTCAAGAAGGGGAGGCTGACCCCCAAAGAGGCCCGGAAGTTCTTCCGGCAGATCATCTCCGCGCTGGACTTCTGTCACAGCCACTCTATATG CCACAGGGATCTGAAGCCGGAAAACCTCCTGCTGGACGAGAAGAACAACATCCGGGTTGCTGACTTCGGGATGGCGTCGCTGCAGGTTGGCGACAGTCTGCTGGAGACCAGCTGCGG ATCCCCCCACTACGCCTGCCCCGAGGTGATCCGG GGGGAGAAGTACGACGGGCGCAAGGCGGACGTGTGGAGCTGCGGCGTCATCCTCTTCGCCCTGCTGGTG GGGGCTCTGCCCTTCGACGACGACAACCTGCGGCAGCTGCTGGAGAAGGTGAAGCGCGGCGTGTTCCACATGCCCCATTTCATCCCGCCCGACTGCCAGAGCCTGCTGCGCGGCATGATCGAGGTGGACGCCGCCCGGCGCCTCACG CTAGAGCACATTCAGAAACACATATGGTATAT AGGGGGCAAGAACGAGCCGGAGCCAGAGCAGCCCATCCCCCGCAAGGTGCAGATCCGCTCGCTGCCCAGCCTGGAGGACATCGACCCCGACGTGCTAGACAGCATGCACTCGCTGGGCTGCTTCCGGGACCGCAACAAGCTTCTGCAGGACCTGCTGTCCGAGGA gGAGAACCAGGAGAAGATGAtttatttccttctcctggaccGGAAAGAAAGGTACCCGAGCCACGAGGACGAGGACCTGCCCCCCCGAAATGAAATAG ACCCTCCCCGGAAGCGTGTGGACTCCCCGATGCTGAACCGCCACGGCAAGCGGCGGCCTGAACGCAAGTCCATGGAGGTGCTCAGCGTGACGGACGGCGGCTCCCCGGTGCCCGCGCGGAGGGCCATCGAGATGGCCCAGCATGGCCAGAG TAAAGCAGTGTTCAGTAAAAGCCTGGATATCGCTGAAGCCCACCCCCAATTCAGCAAAGAAGACAG GTCCAGGTCCATCAGTGGCGCTTCCTCGGGCCTGTCCACCAGCCCGCTGAGCAGCCCCCGG GTGACCCCTCACCCCTCTCCAAGGGGtagtcccctccccacccctaagGGGACGCCCGTGCATACGCCCAAGGAGAGCCCGGCCGGCACGCCGAACCCCACGCCCCCGTCCAGCCCCAGCGTCGGAGGGGTGCCCTGGAGGACGCGGCTCAACTCCATCAAGAACAGCTTCCTGGGGTCGCCCCGCTTCCACCGCCGGAAACTGCAAG TTCCGACACCCGAGGAGATGTCCAACCTGACCCCGGAGTCGTCTCCAGA gctcgCCAAGAAGTCCTGGTTTGGGAACTTTATCAacctggagaaggaggagcagatcTTTGTGGTCATCAAGGACAAAGCCCTGAGCTCCATCAAAGCAGACATCGTTCACGCCTTCCTGTCG ATCCCCAGCCTCAGCCACAGCGTCATCTCCCAGACGAGCTTCCGGGCGGAGTATAAGGCGACCGGGGGCCCGGCCGTGTTCCAGAAGCCGGTCAAATTCCAAGTGGACATCACCTACACCGAGGGCGGGGCGGCGCACAAGGAGAACGGCATCTACTCCGTCACGTTCACGCTCCTGTCAG GCCCCAGCCGCCGTTTCAAGAGGGTCGTGGAGACCATTCAGACCCAGTTACTGAGCACACATGACCAGCCCTCCGCCCAGCACTTGTCAG GAACTGTCCCGAAAACTTAA
- the BRSK2 gene encoding serine/threonine-protein kinase BRSK2 isoform X3 — MTSTGKDGGGAQHAQYVGPYRLEKTLGKGQTGLVKLGIHCVTCQKVAIKIVNREKLSESVLMKVEREIAILKLIEHPHVLKLHDVYENKKYLYLVLEHVSGGELFDYLVKKGRLTPKEARKFFRQIISALDFCHSHSICHRDLKPENLLLDEKNNIRVADFGMASLQVGDSLLETSCGSPHYACPEVIRGEKYDGRKADVWSCGVILFALLVGALPFDDDNLRQLLEKVKRGVFHMPHFIPPDCQSLLRGMIEVDAARRLTLEHIQKHIWYIGGKNEPEPEQPIPRKVQIRSLPSLEDIDPDVLDSMHSLGCFRDRNKLLQDLLSEEENQEKMIYFLLLDRKERYPSHEDEDLPPRNEIDPPRKRVDSPMLNRHGKRRPERKSMEVLSVTDGGSPVPARRAIEMAQHGQSKAVFSKSLDIAEAHPQFSKEDRSRSISGASSGLSTSPLSSPRVTPHPSPRGSPLPTPKGTPVHTPKESPAGTPNPTPPSSPSVGGVPWRTRLNSIKNSFLGSPRFHRRKLQVPTPEEMSNLTPESSPELAKKSWFGNFINLEKEEQIFVVIKDKALSSIKADIVHAFLSIPSLSHSVISQTSFRAEYKATGGPAVFQKPVKFQVDITYTEGGAAHKENGIYSVTFTLLSGPSRRFKRVVETIQTQLLSTHDQPSAQHLSEPPPPAPGLSWGAGLKGQKVATSYESSL; from the exons GCCTGGTGAAGCTGGGGATCCACTGTGTCACGTGCCAGAAGGTGGCTATTAAAATCGTCAACAGAGAGAAGCTCAGCGAGTCTGTGCTGATGAAG GTGGAGCGGGAGATCGCCATCCTGAAGCTCATCGAACACCCCCACGTCCTAAAGCTACACGatgtttatgaaaacaaaaaatattt ATACCTGGTGCTAGAACACGTGTCTGGCGGGGAGCTCTTCGACTACCTTGTCAAGAAGGGGAGGCTGACCCCCAAAGAGGCCCGGAAGTTCTTCCGGCAGATCATCTCCGCGCTGGACTTCTGTCACAGCCACTCTATATG CCACAGGGATCTGAAGCCGGAAAACCTCCTGCTGGACGAGAAGAACAACATCCGGGTTGCTGACTTCGGGATGGCGTCGCTGCAGGTTGGCGACAGTCTGCTGGAGACCAGCTGCGG ATCCCCCCACTACGCCTGCCCCGAGGTGATCCGG GGGGAGAAGTACGACGGGCGCAAGGCGGACGTGTGGAGCTGCGGCGTCATCCTCTTCGCCCTGCTGGTG GGGGCTCTGCCCTTCGACGACGACAACCTGCGGCAGCTGCTGGAGAAGGTGAAGCGCGGCGTGTTCCACATGCCCCATTTCATCCCGCCCGACTGCCAGAGCCTGCTGCGCGGCATGATCGAGGTGGACGCCGCCCGGCGCCTCACG CTAGAGCACATTCAGAAACACATATGGTATAT AGGGGGCAAGAACGAGCCGGAGCCAGAGCAGCCCATCCCCCGCAAGGTGCAGATCCGCTCGCTGCCCAGCCTGGAGGACATCGACCCCGACGTGCTAGACAGCATGCACTCGCTGGGCTGCTTCCGGGACCGCAACAAGCTTCTGCAGGACCTGCTGTCCGAGGA gGAGAACCAGGAGAAGATGAtttatttccttctcctggaccGGAAAGAAAGGTACCCGAGCCACGAGGACGAGGACCTGCCCCCCCGAAATGAAATAG ACCCTCCCCGGAAGCGTGTGGACTCCCCGATGCTGAACCGCCACGGCAAGCGGCGGCCTGAACGCAAGTCCATGGAGGTGCTCAGCGTGACGGACGGCGGCTCCCCGGTGCCCGCGCGGAGGGCCATCGAGATGGCCCAGCATGGCCAGAG TAAAGCAGTGTTCAGTAAAAGCCTGGATATCGCTGAAGCCCACCCCCAATTCAGCAAAGAAGACAG GTCCAGGTCCATCAGTGGCGCTTCCTCGGGCCTGTCCACCAGCCCGCTGAGCAGCCCCCGG GTGACCCCTCACCCCTCTCCAAGGGGtagtcccctccccacccctaagGGGACGCCCGTGCATACGCCCAAGGAGAGCCCGGCCGGCACGCCGAACCCCACGCCCCCGTCCAGCCCCAGCGTCGGAGGGGTGCCCTGGAGGACGCGGCTCAACTCCATCAAGAACAGCTTCCTGGGGTCGCCCCGCTTCCACCGCCGGAAACTGCAAG TTCCGACACCCGAGGAGATGTCCAACCTGACCCCGGAGTCGTCTCCAGA gctcgCCAAGAAGTCCTGGTTTGGGAACTTTATCAacctggagaaggaggagcagatcTTTGTGGTCATCAAGGACAAAGCCCTGAGCTCCATCAAAGCAGACATCGTTCACGCCTTCCTGTCG ATCCCCAGCCTCAGCCACAGCGTCATCTCCCAGACGAGCTTCCGGGCGGAGTATAAGGCGACCGGGGGCCCGGCCGTGTTCCAGAAGCCGGTCAAATTCCAAGTGGACATCACCTACACCGAGGGCGGGGCGGCGCACAAGGAGAACGGCATCTACTCCGTCACGTTCACGCTCCTGTCAG GCCCCAGCCGCCGTTTCAAGAGGGTCGTGGAGACCATTCAGACCCAGTTACTGAGCACACATGACCAGCCCTCCGCCCAGCACTTGTCAG AACCCCCCCCGCCAGCGCCAGGACTAAGCTGGGGTGCTGGGCTTAAGGGCCAGAAGGTAGCCACCAGCTACGAGAGTAGCCTCTGA
- the BRSK2 gene encoding serine/threonine-protein kinase BRSK2 isoform X1 yields MTSTGKDGGGAQHAQYVGPYRLEKTLGKGQTGLVKLGIHCVTCQKVAIKIVNREKLSESVLMKVEREIAILKLIEHPHVLKLHDVYENKKYLYLVLEHVSGGELFDYLVKKGRLTPKEARKFFRQIISALDFCHSHSICHRDLKPENLLLDEKNNIRVADFGMASLQVGDSLLETSCGSPHYACPEVIRGEKYDGRKADVWSCGVILFALLVGALPFDDDNLRQLLEKVKRGVFHMPHFIPPDCQSLLRGMIEVDAARRLTLEHIQKHIWYIGGKNEPEPEQPIPRKVQIRSLPSLEDIDPDVLDSMHSLGCFRDRNKLLQDLLSEEENQEKMIYFLLLDRKERYPSHEDEDLPPRNEIDPPRKRVDSPMLNRHGKRRPERKSMEVLSVTDGGSPVPARRAIEMAQHGQSKAVFSKSLDIAEAHPQFSKEDRSRSISGASSGLSTSPLSSPRVTPHPSPRGSPLPTPKGTPVHTPKESPAGTPNPTPPSSPSVGGVPWRTRLNSIKNSFLGSPRFHRRKLQVPTPEEMSNLTPESSPELAKKSWFGNFINLEKEEQIFVVIKDKALSSIKADIVHAFLSIPSLSHSVISQTSFRAEYKATGGPAVFQKPVKFQVDITYTEGGAAHKENGIYSVTFTLLSGPSRRFKRVVETIQTQLLSTHDQPSAQHLSDTTNCMEMMTGRLSKCDEKNGQAAPAPSTAAKRSAHGPLGDAAAAGPGPGGDAACPPAPDPARTAPPAARREQP; encoded by the exons GCCTGGTGAAGCTGGGGATCCACTGTGTCACGTGCCAGAAGGTGGCTATTAAAATCGTCAACAGAGAGAAGCTCAGCGAGTCTGTGCTGATGAAG GTGGAGCGGGAGATCGCCATCCTGAAGCTCATCGAACACCCCCACGTCCTAAAGCTACACGatgtttatgaaaacaaaaaatattt ATACCTGGTGCTAGAACACGTGTCTGGCGGGGAGCTCTTCGACTACCTTGTCAAGAAGGGGAGGCTGACCCCCAAAGAGGCCCGGAAGTTCTTCCGGCAGATCATCTCCGCGCTGGACTTCTGTCACAGCCACTCTATATG CCACAGGGATCTGAAGCCGGAAAACCTCCTGCTGGACGAGAAGAACAACATCCGGGTTGCTGACTTCGGGATGGCGTCGCTGCAGGTTGGCGACAGTCTGCTGGAGACCAGCTGCGG ATCCCCCCACTACGCCTGCCCCGAGGTGATCCGG GGGGAGAAGTACGACGGGCGCAAGGCGGACGTGTGGAGCTGCGGCGTCATCCTCTTCGCCCTGCTGGTG GGGGCTCTGCCCTTCGACGACGACAACCTGCGGCAGCTGCTGGAGAAGGTGAAGCGCGGCGTGTTCCACATGCCCCATTTCATCCCGCCCGACTGCCAGAGCCTGCTGCGCGGCATGATCGAGGTGGACGCCGCCCGGCGCCTCACG CTAGAGCACATTCAGAAACACATATGGTATAT AGGGGGCAAGAACGAGCCGGAGCCAGAGCAGCCCATCCCCCGCAAGGTGCAGATCCGCTCGCTGCCCAGCCTGGAGGACATCGACCCCGACGTGCTAGACAGCATGCACTCGCTGGGCTGCTTCCGGGACCGCAACAAGCTTCTGCAGGACCTGCTGTCCGAGGA gGAGAACCAGGAGAAGATGAtttatttccttctcctggaccGGAAAGAAAGGTACCCGAGCCACGAGGACGAGGACCTGCCCCCCCGAAATGAAATAG ACCCTCCCCGGAAGCGTGTGGACTCCCCGATGCTGAACCGCCACGGCAAGCGGCGGCCTGAACGCAAGTCCATGGAGGTGCTCAGCGTGACGGACGGCGGCTCCCCGGTGCCCGCGCGGAGGGCCATCGAGATGGCCCAGCATGGCCAGAG TAAAGCAGTGTTCAGTAAAAGCCTGGATATCGCTGAAGCCCACCCCCAATTCAGCAAAGAAGACAG GTCCAGGTCCATCAGTGGCGCTTCCTCGGGCCTGTCCACCAGCCCGCTGAGCAGCCCCCGG GTGACCCCTCACCCCTCTCCAAGGGGtagtcccctccccacccctaagGGGACGCCCGTGCATACGCCCAAGGAGAGCCCGGCCGGCACGCCGAACCCCACGCCCCCGTCCAGCCCCAGCGTCGGAGGGGTGCCCTGGAGGACGCGGCTCAACTCCATCAAGAACAGCTTCCTGGGGTCGCCCCGCTTCCACCGCCGGAAACTGCAAG TTCCGACACCCGAGGAGATGTCCAACCTGACCCCGGAGTCGTCTCCAGA gctcgCCAAGAAGTCCTGGTTTGGGAACTTTATCAacctggagaaggaggagcagatcTTTGTGGTCATCAAGGACAAAGCCCTGAGCTCCATCAAAGCAGACATCGTTCACGCCTTCCTGTCG ATCCCCAGCCTCAGCCACAGCGTCATCTCCCAGACGAGCTTCCGGGCGGAGTATAAGGCGACCGGGGGCCCGGCCGTGTTCCAGAAGCCGGTCAAATTCCAAGTGGACATCACCTACACCGAGGGCGGGGCGGCGCACAAGGAGAACGGCATCTACTCCGTCACGTTCACGCTCCTGTCAG GCCCCAGCCGCCGTTTCAAGAGGGTCGTGGAGACCATTCAGACCCAGTTACTGAGCACACATGACCAGCCCTCCGCCCAGCACTTGTCAG ACACCACTAACTGTATGGAAATGATGACGGGGAGGCTTTCCAAATGTG ACGAGAAGAACGGGCAGGCGGCCCCGGCCCCCAGCACGGCCGCCAAGCGGAGTGCCCACGGCCCCCTCGGTGACGCCGCGGCCGCCGGCCCGGGCCCTGGAGGGGACGCCGCGTGCCCGCCGGCCCCGGACCCGGCCCGGAcggcgccgcccgccgcccgccgcgaGCAGCCTTAG